One Hyalangium gracile DNA segment encodes these proteins:
- the fliQ gene encoding flagellar biosynthesis protein FliQ, with the protein MHELTVITQQALFLVLIASAPPVLISLIVGLIISVFQATTQIQEQTLTFAPKVIIVFVVLAMTGPWIGHQLVRFTFHVFDRFPALIK; encoded by the coding sequence ATGCATGAACTGACCGTCATCACCCAGCAGGCGCTCTTCCTGGTGCTCATCGCCTCGGCGCCGCCCGTGCTCATCAGCCTCATCGTGGGGTTGATCATCTCGGTCTTCCAGGCCACCACGCAGATCCAGGAGCAGACGCTCACGTTCGCTCCCAAGGTCATCATCGTCTTCGTCGTGCTGGCCATGACGGGGCCCTGGATCGGCCACCAGCTGGTGCGCTTCACCTTCCACGTCTTCGACAGGTTCCCGGCCCTCATCAAATGA
- the sctR gene encoding type III secretion system export apparatus subunit SctR: MRTTSLRQSLSRLTPWLYASAVALTPAVALAAKGKGGGGGEAIPDNVTQSLTGSESFASRPLILILALAALSLVPFVLMMVTSFVKISVVLSIVRSALGTQQIPPTQVITGLAIILTVYIMAPVGQAMYKAAEVDIWARGPALLSSETVGTLLEGANRAKEPLREFLVKKVKDKDRALFFHLAKKMRKEEDRKDIGDRDFMIIIPAFVVSELKESFQIGFLLFVPFIVIDMVVANILLALGMHMLSPTTISMPFKLLLFVLVDGWYLIAKGLVIGYL; this comes from the coding sequence GTGAGAACCACGTCCCTGCGCCAGTCCCTGTCCCGCCTCACTCCCTGGCTCTATGCCTCCGCGGTCGCGCTCACGCCGGCCGTGGCTCTCGCCGCGAAAGGTAAAGGCGGTGGGGGAGGGGAGGCCATCCCCGACAACGTCACCCAGTCGCTGACGGGCTCCGAGTCCTTCGCCTCGCGCCCGCTCATCCTCATCCTGGCGCTGGCGGCGCTGTCGCTCGTCCCCTTCGTGCTGATGATGGTGACGAGCTTCGTGAAGATCTCCGTGGTGCTCTCCATCGTCCGCTCGGCGCTGGGCACCCAGCAGATTCCGCCCACCCAGGTCATCACCGGCCTGGCCATCATCCTCACCGTCTACATCATGGCCCCGGTGGGACAGGCCATGTACAAGGCGGCGGAGGTGGACATCTGGGCCCGGGGGCCGGCGCTGCTCTCCTCGGAGACGGTGGGCACGCTGCTGGAGGGCGCCAACCGCGCCAAGGAGCCGCTGCGCGAGTTCCTCGTCAAGAAGGTCAAGGACAAGGACCGCGCGCTCTTCTTCCACCTGGCCAAGAAGATGCGCAAGGAGGAGGACCGCAAGGACATCGGCGACCGGGACTTCATGATCATCATCCCGGCCTTCGTGGTGTCCGAGCTGAAGGAGTCCTTCCAGATCGGCTTTTTGCTCTTCGTGCCCTTCATCGTCATCGACATGGTGGTGGCCAACATCCTGCTGGCGCTCGGCATGCACATGCTGTCGCCGACGACCATCTCCATGCCCTTCAAGTTATTGCTCTTCGTCTTGGTGGACGGCTGGTACCTGATCGCCAAGGGTCTGGTCATCGGCTACCTGTAG
- a CDS encoding flagellar biosynthetic protein FliR, with translation MNVQDVLSRLTEQANLSLVIFTVGLLLCRIMPVLVFSPFLGGEVVPVEVKMGVGVLLSIVLFPLVSDRMGALPTNALPYIALLLKEIFIGVSLSFIINVIFDAARVAGGLADTMAGSNNAQLYVPQIGQQVSLFANLKVQLAVVLFLTLNGHHIIIETLADSLVAIPLDGFPKFSSGLWPFFDLTIRVFADMLSIALGLSAPIVLATFLTDLAMGAINRVAPQLQVFFIAMAIKPLVSVVIAAMAIQLIIARFQQEFVSMLEMLKQALKLLS, from the coding sequence ATGAACGTCCAGGATGTGCTCTCGAGGTTGACCGAACAGGCCAACCTCTCGCTCGTCATCTTCACGGTGGGACTGCTCCTGTGCCGGATCATGCCGGTGCTGGTGTTCTCGCCGTTCCTCGGCGGCGAGGTGGTGCCCGTCGAGGTGAAGATGGGCGTGGGCGTCCTGCTGTCCATCGTGCTCTTCCCCCTGGTGTCCGACCGCATGGGGGCGCTGCCGACCAACGCGCTGCCCTACATCGCGCTGCTGTTGAAGGAGATCTTCATCGGCGTGTCGCTGTCCTTCATCATCAACGTCATCTTCGACGCGGCGCGCGTGGCCGGCGGCCTGGCGGACACCATGGCCGGCAGCAACAACGCCCAGCTCTACGTGCCGCAGATCGGCCAGCAGGTCTCCCTGTTCGCCAACCTCAAGGTGCAGCTGGCGGTGGTGCTCTTCCTCACGCTCAACGGGCACCACATCATCATCGAGACGCTGGCCGACAGCCTGGTGGCCATCCCGCTGGACGGCTTCCCGAAGTTCAGCTCCGGCTTGTGGCCCTTCTTCGATCTGACCATCCGCGTCTTCGCGGACATGCTGAGCATCGCCCTGGGGCTGTCGGCGCCCATCGTGCTGGCCACCTTCCTCACGGACCTGGCCATGGGCGCCATCAACCGCGTGGCGCCCCAGCTCCAGGTCTTCTTCATCGCCATGGCCATCAAGCCGCTGGTCTCGGTGGTCATCGCCGCCATGGCCATCCAGCTCATCATCGCGCGCTTCCAGCAGGAGTTCGTCTCCATGCTGGAGATGCTGAAGCAGGCCCTGAAGCTCCTCTCTTGA
- a CDS encoding flagellar biosynthetic protein FliO, whose amino-acid sequence MVVSFFSKARGALVACAWLLLAPPLASAQAPAQPAVPSAPVAAPASAQPSAEPPAPAPSPVAAPVVTAPPGSNLPDPFETPPVGEEQESLGWTLARTVLLLLAVLASIYLTLNVGLRRLMGLQAVGGGRQALVSVVERVPLDQRRALIVLKAADEYLLVGSGEGGLQLLSKLDTQAVERIRSERPPAANVVPLSPFLQKLLSRRTGSTPPRS is encoded by the coding sequence ATGGTGGTCTCCTTCTTCTCCAAGGCGCGCGGGGCCCTGGTGGCCTGCGCGTGGCTCCTCCTCGCGCCGCCGCTCGCTTCGGCGCAGGCTCCCGCGCAGCCCGCGGTCCCCTCGGCTCCCGTGGCGGCACCTGCCTCCGCGCAGCCCTCCGCCGAGCCTCCGGCTCCGGCTCCTTCCCCCGTGGCGGCGCCCGTCGTGACGGCGCCCCCGGGCAGCAACCTTCCGGATCCCTTCGAGACGCCGCCGGTGGGCGAGGAGCAGGAGAGCCTGGGCTGGACGCTGGCGCGCACGGTGCTGCTGCTGCTGGCGGTGCTGGCCAGCATCTACCTGACGCTCAACGTGGGCCTGCGCCGGCTGATGGGGCTGCAGGCCGTGGGCGGCGGGCGCCAGGCCCTGGTGTCGGTGGTGGAGCGGGTGCCGCTCGATCAGCGCCGGGCCCTCATCGTCCTCAAGGCCGCGGACGAGTACCTGCTGGTGGGCAGCGGCGAGGGTGGCCTCCAGCTCCTGTCGAAGCTGGACACCCAGGCCGTGGAGCGCATCCGCTCCGAGCGTCCGCCCGCCGCCAACGTCGTCCCCCTGAGCCCCTTCCTCCAGAAGCTCCTCTCCCGCCGGACCGGCTCCACGCCCCCTCGGTCCTGA
- the sctQ gene encoding type III secretion system cytoplasmic ring protein SctQ, producing the protein MTFGPDEEPGYHERTMLVDLRQIHSERPWKPFRFKNLERVERPQTELIARLHRLAPPANAVEPLYARIKALFDADSRLSLVSMQIRPVAELRRYLAESSFLTVLAPGALKSRVVLEVELALAHNLVDMLLGGAGETVGLRPLTDIEEGVMGFVVLEALKALAPSLEPTVPRLRYESVARSVDEAAAKLGEEEQLLIIHANITVGPHSGMVRLIVPSSVMGAADESRGEAEKRARLLADAKANLRLLSTVRTWLRAEIGQAEIASSDLAYIRVKDVVLMDALTARPDRGEPGKATLRVGLGSSRVMAEVFVEDGQYKARLKEFIIGEPAFQRVLPQADEAGQGAQPEEAFTNPENEMPPDSEGDALDSNKPEGGELLADIPLQLAVELARVPVTADEVVAMKVGQVIELHRSPGEPVELSVNGKVVARGELVEVEGQLGVRVLSLAG; encoded by the coding sequence ATGACTTTTGGGCCGGATGAAGAGCCCGGATACCACGAGCGGACGATGCTGGTGGATCTGCGGCAGATCCACTCGGAGAGGCCCTGGAAGCCGTTCCGCTTCAAGAACCTGGAGCGGGTGGAGCGCCCGCAGACCGAGCTCATCGCCCGTCTCCACCGGCTCGCGCCGCCCGCCAACGCGGTGGAGCCGCTGTACGCCCGCATCAAGGCGCTCTTCGACGCCGACTCCCGCCTGTCCCTGGTCTCCATGCAGATCCGCCCCGTCGCGGAGCTGCGCCGCTACCTGGCCGAGTCCTCCTTCCTGACGGTCCTCGCCCCGGGGGCGCTCAAGAGCCGGGTGGTGCTGGAGGTGGAGCTGGCGCTCGCGCACAACCTGGTGGACATGCTGCTGGGTGGCGCCGGCGAGACGGTGGGCCTGCGGCCGCTGACGGACATCGAAGAGGGCGTGATGGGCTTCGTCGTCCTCGAGGCGCTCAAGGCCCTGGCGCCCTCCCTGGAGCCCACCGTGCCGCGCCTGCGCTACGAGTCCGTGGCGCGCAGCGTGGACGAGGCCGCCGCGAAGCTCGGCGAGGAAGAGCAGCTGCTGATCATCCACGCGAACATCACCGTGGGGCCCCACTCGGGCATGGTGCGGCTCATCGTCCCGTCCTCCGTCATGGGCGCCGCCGACGAGAGCCGCGGCGAGGCGGAGAAGCGGGCGCGGCTGCTCGCCGACGCCAAGGCCAACCTGCGGCTGCTGTCCACGGTGCGCACCTGGCTGCGCGCGGAGATCGGCCAGGCGGAGATCGCCAGCTCGGATCTGGCCTACATCCGTGTGAAGGATGTGGTGCTGATGGACGCGCTGACGGCGCGGCCGGACCGCGGCGAGCCGGGCAAGGCCACGCTGCGCGTGGGCCTGGGCAGCTCCCGGGTGATGGCCGAGGTCTTCGTCGAGGACGGCCAGTACAAGGCGCGCCTCAAGGAATTCATCATCGGCGAGCCGGCCTTCCAGCGCGTGCTGCCGCAGGCCGATGAGGCGGGGCAGGGAGCCCAGCCGGAAGAAGCTTTCACCAATCCGGAGAACGAGATGCCTCCGGACTCGGAAGGGGATGCCTTGGACTCGAACAAGCCCGAGGGGGGCGAGCTACTGGCCGACATTCCGCTGCAGCTCGCCGTGGAGCTCGCCCGGGTGCCCGTCACCGCCGACGAGGTGGTGGCCATGAAGGTAGGACAGGTCATCGAGCTGCACCGCTCGCCTGGAGAGCCCGTGGAGCTCTCTGTCAATGGCAAGGTGGTGGCCCGAGGCGAGCTGGTGGAGGTGGAGGGCCAGCTCGGCGTCCGGGTGCTCTCCCTGGCCGGCTAG